The genome window GCAAGGTGAAGCCAGGCTATTTCTTTTACGACCTCAATGCGAAAGTCAATTACGATTTTGGGGCAAAGAACAAGCTGTATGTCAGTGGATATTTCGGGCGTGATAAATTCAACATCCGGGAAAAGAGCACCGATAGTGAAAACAGATCGGGGCTGAGCTGGGGGAATGCGACGGCGACATTGCGGTGGAATCATTTGATCAACCAAAAGCTGTTTGTAAATACTTCGCTGATTTACAGCCATTTCAATTTTAATATTTTTGCCAACGACAAGCGGTATGAAAAGGGCTTATTGCAGGATGAGTTTAGTTTGAAATACAACAGCCTGATCCGGGATTATAGCCTGAAAACGGATTTTGATTATTTCCTCAATGCAAAACACAGCGTAAAATTCGGGGCGCAGCTTACGTCGCATCGCTTTGTCCCTTCGGCCCTGGCGCTGGAAGGCGACTTTTCTGACGATGAGATTGACCTGCAAGCCAAACCCATCAACACCCTGGAAGCGGGCGCTTATGTGGAGGATACCTGGCAGCCCTTTACTGCATTAAAGGTGAACGGAGGTTTCAGATTGAGCTTTTTTCAAACAAAAACAAAGTTATATGTGCGACCGGAGCCCAGGATTTCCGCAGCATTGAAATTGGCAAAGGATTTTTCCGTCAAAGCCTCATTTGCCAAAATGAACCAATATGTGCATTTGCTGAGCAACACCGGACTAGGTTTGCCCACGGACCTTTGGGTTCCTACCACCGACCGGGTTGCGCCGCAACAGTCCAGCCAGGTTGCATTCGGCTTTGCAAAAGATCTTGAAAAGCCTGGCCTGGCGCTGACTTTGGAAGGTTACTATAAGAAAATGAACAACATTATCAGTTACAAGGAAGGCTCCTCATTTATCAGTCTGGACGGTGAAAATGCCAACGAACTCGACTGGGAAGATAACATTACCACGGGAAAAGGCTGGTCTTATGGCGCCGAGTTCATGGTGCAGAAGAAAACCGGAAAGCTCTCGGGCTGGGTAGGTTATACATTATCATGGACGCAGTGGAAATTTCCGGAGCTCAATTTTGGCAAAACATTCTATCCCCGCTACGACCGCCGCAACGACATTTCGGTGGTGGGAATTTACGAACTGAGCAAGCGCATTACATTATCGGCAACATGGGTTTACGGAACGGGCAATGCACTTACGATCCCGATCTCGAAGTTCTCTACGTATCCAAACCGCTTCGTCCCGAACCCCTGGGGATCACCTGCATATGGCGGGAATGTCACCAACGAATATGGAGACAAAAACGGCTTCCGGGCAGAGCCTTACCACCGTATGGATGTTGCGATCCAGTTTCACAAGAAGAAAAAGCGGCACGAACGCACCTGGGAATTTGGGCTTTACAATGCATACAACCGCAGAAATCCGTTTTTCTATAATATTGATAATAAAAAAGATCCAGGCAATCCTGACAGAAGGATCAATGTCCTGACACGCTATTCGCTGTTCCCGGTGCTGCCGTCTTTTAGTTATAATTTTAAATTCTGATCAAAAATGCGCGTTATAACGGCTTTACACATGAATAAGACCTTGCTTTTCCTCATGCTGATGTGCATCGGTTTGCTGTGCGGCTGTGAGAACCTTGTCAATGATCTGGATCAGGACAAGCTTCCGAAAGTAGAGGCTAAACTGGCTGTTTCCTGCTACATTTCTCCACAAAGCCCGCGGTTGGAAGCCATTATTACAGAGTCACAACCAATCTTCGGGCCTGCGTACTACAATCCCGTGATTGTTACCAACGCCGAAGTAATCCTGTCCGACGATGTAAATCAGGTCCGGCTGGTTTTCGATGATTCACTCCAGAACTACGTTGCGGACAGCAGTGCGTTTAAGGTCGTGGCGGGCAAGACCTATACATTGACTGTTAATGATGGAAAAAGGTTTGTGAAAGCGCAATGCACAGTGCCTTTTAACCGGGTTAAAGAAATGGAAGTATCCATTGACAAAGAATGGGCCGGATATGAAACCGATTCGACTGCATGGTTCTGGTTTTCGTGGGAAGATGTGAAAGGGGAAAGCAACTATTACGCACTTCGCGGTTCCTATACGCATGAAGAAACTATGCCCCGGCCCGACCCGAAAACAGGCAAGACCGAACCTTTTCGATATATTTTCAACACGGAAATGATTGCTTTTGAGAGAGGCGTTTACAATGATGTAAATCTCGACGGGATCAAGTTTATCAGCCCCAAAAACGGAGCTCATATCAGTTCAAACAGGACCGTTACCTATCTGGACGAAAAAGGTGCGGAAAAATCACTGGAAACAAAGCCCCTCATCAGGGACGTGAGAATAGAAGTAATGTGCATTGACGAGCATTATTACAAGTTCAGGCGCTCGTTGGAAAACAATAATGATAACCCGTTTGTAGAACCCACTTTGGTTTATACGAATGTGGAAGGTGGGCTGGGCTGTTTTGCATCGTTTAATGCAGTAGGAAAAACCATTAATCCCTGAACTGCTCCGCTATCAAAAGAAACGGTGACCAGATTTTTGTCTGGCCACCGTTCAAAATCTTTAAGGCTGCAAATCAGTATTTAAGCTCTTTGATTTTTGCTATGACCCTGTTTGCGATGATTTGGTAACCCTTATCATTCAAATGAATTTCGTCCGTGCTGACGTCGGCCCGCAGACCTCTCGGGAAATTAAGATTTTCAAGGTCCGACAAGTCATCCTGTGAAGGACTATAACTGATTTCGGCCAGTTCTGCATCCGTTGGCGGCGTCATTGGAACAAATGATTTTCCATATTTCGCTGCCAGCTTCTCATTAATCGAGGCAACCTGCTCGAAGTTTTCTGTTCCCTTCCGATCCGATTGCGCCAGCAGAACGCCGAGGACAATGTAACGTGCGGGCGCTGTGATATAAGCAATGGAACTGTCGAGGGCAGCAAGGATTTCCTCTTCCGCATTCGGTTTCCCAATGTTATTCCGGCCATACCATAAGATCTGCGTGGCCGTTTTCAGCCTCGAAGCGTCGTCCAGCAAAAATTCCGAGTTTTCGGGGACATCAATTACGCTTACAGCCGTAGGTGTGATTGTATAATTTTCGCCCAGTTCCGCGTTGGCCGTCCGCCTGATGGTGCACCTGACGCCGCCTACGGAGCCGGTTCTGCTGTATTCGTCGTTATTGGTGGGTGTTGATAAAAATTGATTGCTCAGTTTTGTGATCCGCACAGGCTTGATGCCATTCAGCTTATTGCCTTCGATGGATATTGTCAGCGGCGTTCCACCTTGTCGCACGGCAATGCGCGATGCAACCTGCCCTACGATGCCGTCGCTGAGGACCGGTCTGCTTGCCAGTGCAGCTGCAACAATGTTCCCGTAAGGAGCAGTGCCACCTGCGCCGATGGTGAGACTATCGCCAAAAAATGCCAGCGTTTTGTCCCGGTCGGGCTGTTTTTCTTCTTCCTCTTTGTCGGTTTTGGGGAAAATATCTTCGATAATCCCGCTACACGACGATAGCAATGTTGTTGTAAAAATGGCCGCCCCAGATTGTAGGAAAAAACGCCTGCGGCTTAGTGAACTGTCTGGATTCTTAATGTGCGAGTCAGTATTCTGATCTTCATTCATTTTTTTGGAAGATATATGGGGTTATGCTTACATCCTTCCAACAATAATCATTCCAACCGCAGACTCATTACTTTGCCGTTGAATCACTAATATTTGTTGCATTTTTCCACGCTATGTTCCTTTGTGAAAAATCACATAGCCATGGAACAACTATTCTTACAACTTGCAGGTTTAATTCAAACAGGATTAGTTATGTTGATGCTTTTCATTGGATTCAAGATCATCCAATCCCTGGAAGTAACATCACCCAAAAAGTAGAACAATTCTCATATGGCAATTCAAGCCATAAATAAAGCATTACCAAACCCGAAATCTCAAAAACAGCTGCCCGTTCACTTTTCGAATGGCGTATTTCGGTGAAGCAGAAAGATTGCTCAGGGGTGCCAAAATATTAATTCCTGCCTGGAAACGCCCCACCTTATACGAGAGGCCTGCTTTGAAATAGAAAATATCTTTATTCAAATAGCGCCCGGTCTGTTCCGAACCTTTTAATGTAACCAGTTTCGGAGCCAACAGTTCGCCTCTTCCGTTCACAACCTGCTCTTGCACCAGCGCTCCTAAAACGCGGCTATAAGCAACCCCTGCCCCGATCGTAAAGTGATTGACCAACTCATACTGATATTGTAAAGCCAGGTTAATGCTGGCCGTTTTAATCAGATTTCTCCTGAGCGAAACAAGCGAAGAATCAGGCCCGGAAATGGAATCCGGATT of Dyadobacter chenhuakuii contains these proteins:
- a CDS encoding TonB-dependent receptor: MPKPLYQLLIFVFVSFQAFAQEQITISGFVREKGSLELLPGVNVYLENSTVGTVTNTYGFYSLTIPKSDSVRISYSFVGYERQEVSVEKVVSQQIDIALSTANQLNEVIISGRRQDEKVSESVQMSQIEIPISQIKKIPAFFGEKDVIRVLQLMPGVQKGTEGQTGLYVRGGGPDQNLIILDDAVVYNASHLFGFFSVFNSDALKSVELTKGGFPARYGGRLSSVVEMNMKEGSKEKLHGEGGIGLISSRLTLEGPLAKKKSSFLISARRTYIDVLAQPLIAQQQAGSDSKVKPGYFFYDLNAKVNYDFGAKNKLYVSGYFGRDKFNIREKSTDSENRSGLSWGNATATLRWNHLINQKLFVNTSLIYSHFNFNIFANDKRYEKGLLQDEFSLKYNSLIRDYSLKTDFDYFLNAKHSVKFGAQLTSHRFVPSALALEGDFSDDEIDLQAKPINTLEAGAYVEDTWQPFTALKVNGGFRLSFFQTKTKLYVRPEPRISAALKLAKDFSVKASFAKMNQYVHLLSNTGLGLPTDLWVPTTDRVAPQQSSQVAFGFAKDLEKPGLALTLEGYYKKMNNIISYKEGSSFISLDGENANELDWEDNITTGKGWSYGAEFMVQKKTGKLSGWVGYTLSWTQWKFPELNFGKTFYPRYDRRNDISVVGIYELSKRITLSATWVYGTGNALTIPISKFSTYPNRFVPNPWGSPAYGGNVTNEYGDKNGFRAEPYHRMDVAIQFHKKKKRHERTWEFGLYNAYNRRNPFFYNIDNKKDPGNPDRRINVLTRYSLFPVLPSFSYNFKF
- a CDS encoding DUF4249 domain-containing protein; translated protein: MNKTLLFLMLMCIGLLCGCENLVNDLDQDKLPKVEAKLAVSCYISPQSPRLEAIITESQPIFGPAYYNPVIVTNAEVILSDDVNQVRLVFDDSLQNYVADSSAFKVVAGKTYTLTVNDGKRFVKAQCTVPFNRVKEMEVSIDKEWAGYETDSTAWFWFSWEDVKGESNYYALRGSYTHEETMPRPDPKTGKTEPFRYIFNTEMIAFERGVYNDVNLDGIKFISPKNGAHISSNRTVTYLDEKGAEKSLETKPLIRDVRIEVMCIDEHYYKFRRSLENNNDNPFVEPTLVYTNVEGGLGCFASFNAVGKTINP
- a CDS encoding SGNH/GDSL hydrolase family protein, whose translation is MNEDQNTDSHIKNPDSSLSRRRFFLQSGAAIFTTTLLSSCSGIIEDIFPKTDKEEEEKQPDRDKTLAFFGDSLTIGAGGTAPYGNIVAAALASRPVLSDGIVGQVASRIAVRQGGTPLTISIEGNKLNGIKPVRITKLSNQFLSTPTNNDEYSRTGSVGGVRCTIRRTANAELGENYTITPTAVSVIDVPENSEFLLDDASRLKTATQILWYGRNNIGKPNAEEEILAALDSSIAYITAPARYIVLGVLLAQSDRKGTENFEQVASINEKLAAKYGKSFVPMTPPTDAELAEISYSPSQDDLSDLENLNFPRGLRADVSTDEIHLNDKGYQIIANRVIAKIKELKY